Proteins encoded by one window of Passer domesticus isolate bPasDom1 chromosome 10, bPasDom1.hap1, whole genome shotgun sequence:
- the RNF25 gene encoding E3 ubiquitin-protein ligase RNF25 has translation MAAAAEEAEATDWALPPEVEVLESIYLEELQVVRGLGRWEPWEISITLHPATAQDQDSQYVRFSLVLSVPPQYPDKAPEISIRNPRGLSDEQIQKISQTLRSVAEARLGTEVLYELIEKGKEILTDNNIPQGQCVICLYGFQEKEAFTKTQCYHYFHSHCLARYAQHMEEEILMQQEEREQHLAPSPRQEVGVQCPVCRETLVYDLCALKAAPPPQHPLEPYRPDAKVLQHQEELRLIFKRQQEKGGIIDPKAERNRYFISLQAPPAAVDPGQAGTASELSVSARAADVPQPPSQASAPEPAGASEPRVAPGQPERCSVPREQLSKRERHRGERPGSRGRGRQLCSGLQEPGEEACHPLHGSRGPRVCSQRAERRPAGRHSQEFSKPPSRSRAAPLAERRELCREDPSPATETVDLKEEHHDVEKWSTEEGTEARGRKKENLMFNRSDHKAAPNWQGHHRPWDCGRWERSRVQERGSYPRAPRGRGVFRPSGHREAHLEKESGS, from the exons ATGGCGGCGGCCGCGGAGGAAGCGGAGGCGACGGACTG GGCGCTGCCGCCGGAGGTGGAGGTGCTGGAGTCCATctacctggaggagctgcaggtggtGCGGGGCCTGGGCAG GTGGGAGCCCTGGGAGATCAGCATCACCCTGCACCCTGCCACGGCCCAGGACCAGGACTCGCAGTACGTGCGCTTCAGCCTGGTGCTCTCCGTGCCCCCGCAG TATCCTGATAAAGCTCCGGAGATCTCCATCAGGAATCCGCGGGGGCTGTCAGATGAGCAAATTCAAAA GATTTCCCAGACCCTGAGAAGTGTTGCtgaagccaggctggggacagaggtgcTCTATGAACTGATCGAG aagggaaaagagatcCTCACTGACAACAATATTCCTCAAGGACAGTGTGTAATCTGCCTCTATGGATTCCAG GAGAAAGAAGCCTTCACAAAGACCCAGTGCTACCACTACTTCCACTCCCACTGTCTGGCCCGCTATGCCCAGCACATGGAGGAGGAGATCCTCatgcagcaggaggagagagAGCAGCACCTTGCACCATCCCCCAGACAG GAAGTTGGAGTGCAGTGCCCTGTCTGCAGGGAGACCCTGGTCTATGACCTCTGTGCTCTGAAGGCAGCGCCGCCCCCGCAGCACCCTCTG GAGCCATACAGGCCAGATGCCAaggtgctgcagcaccaggaaGAGCTGCGCCTGATTTTCAAGAGACAGCAAGAGAAAGGAGGAATCATCGACCCCAAGGCAGAGAGGAACCGATATTTCATCAGCCTGCAGGCG cctccagctgctgtgGATCCAGGCCAAGCAGGCACTGCCTCTGAGCTGTCGGTGAGTGCCCGTGCTGCGGACGTGCCCCAGCCGCCCAGCCAGGCCTCAGCTCCCGAGCCAGCTGGGGCATCAGAGCCCAGGGTGGCACCCGGGCAGCCTGAGAGGTGTTCTGTGCCCAGAGAGCAACTGAGCAAGAGGGAGAGGCACAGAGGGGAGAGGCCTGGCTCCAGAGGCCGGGGCAGGCAGCTGTGCAGCGGCTTGCAGGAACCAGGAGAGGAGGCCTGTCATCCACTCCACGGCTCCAGGGGGCCCAGGGTCTGCAGCCAGAGAGCAGAGCGTAGACCTGCTGGACGGCACAGCCAGGAGTTTTCAAAGCCTCCCAGTAgaagcagggctgctcccttgGCTGAAAGAAGGGAGCTGTGCCGTGAAGATCCCTCACCAGCAACAGAAACTGTGGACTTGAAAGAGGAGCACCACGACGTGGAGAAATGGAGCACAGAGGAGGGGACTGAGGCCCGGGGCAGGAAAAAGGAGAACCTGATGTTCAACCGCAGTGACCACAAAGCTGCTCCCAACTGGCAGGGCCACCACAGGCCCTGGGATTGTGGAAGGTGGGAGAGGTCCAGAGTTCAGGAGCGTGGTTCCTACCCCAGAGCACCAAGAGGGCGAGGGGTGTTCAGGCCCAGTGGACATCGAGAAGCCCATCTTGAGAAGGAGAGTGGCTCCTAG
- the LOC135309017 gene encoding mitochondrial chaperone BCS1 has protein sequence MPLSDFVLALKDNPYFGAGFGLVGVGTVLAAARKGAQFGLVAFRRHYMITLEVPSKDKSYQWLLNWVSHHAKHTQHLSVETSYLQHESGRVSTKFDFVPSLGNHFIWYRRKWIRIERSRETQMLDLNTGTPWESVTFTALGTDREIFFNILQEARELALQQQEGKTIMYTAVGAEWRQFGFPRRRRPLSSVVLDEGVAERLVQDVKEFINNSKWYNERGIPYRRGYLLYGPPGCGKSSFITALAGELEYSICLLSLSDHSLSDDRLNHLLSVAPQQSIILLEDVDAAFVSRDLAAENPAVYQGMGRLTFSGLLNALDGVASTEARIVFMTTNYVDRLDPALVRPGRVDVKQFVGHCSPWQLACMFQRFYPEQPPAAAQRFAQQALAVSKQISAAQVQGHFMLYKTDPEGATSNISSSLL, from the exons ATGCCCCTTTCTGACTTTGTCTTAGCTCTGAAGGACAACCCATATTTTGGGGCTGGGTTTGGCCTCGTTGGGGTGGGCACAGTCCTGGCAGCGGCCCGTAAGGGGGCCCAGTTTGGGCTGGTGGCTTTCAGGCGCCACTATATGATCACCTTGGAGGTGCCCAGCAAGGATAAGAGCTACCAGTGGCTGCTGAACTGGGTCTCCCACCACGCCAAGCACACACAGCACCTCAGTGTTGAGACATCATACCTGCAGCATGAAAGCGGGCGCGTCAGCACCAAGTTCGACTTTGTCCCCAGCCTCGGGAATCATTTCATCTG GTACCGCAGGAAGTGGATCCGCATCGAGCGCAGCCGGGAGACGCAGATGCTGGACCTGAACACAGGGACCCCCTGGGAGTCTGTCACCTTCACTGCGCTGGGCACTGACCGCGAGATCTTCTTCAATATCCTTCAGGAAG cccGGGAGCTggcgctgcagcagcaggagggcaagACCATCATGTACACGGCCGTGGGAGCGGAGTGGCGGCAGTTCGGCttcccccgccgccgccggcccctCAGCTCCGTGGTGCTGGATGAAGGCGTGGCAGAGAGGCTGGTTCAGGACGTGAAGGAGTTCATCAACAACTCCAAGTGGTACAATGAGAGAG GGATCCCCTACAGAAGAGGCTACCTGCTTTATGGTCCTCCTGGATGCGGGAAAAGCAGCTTCAT cacagccctggctggggaacTGGAGTACAGTATCTGCCTGCTGAGCCTCAGTGACCACAGCCTCTCTGATGACCGGCTCAATCACCTCCTGAGTGTAGCACCACAGCAGAGCATCATCCTGCTGGAGGATGTGGACGCAGCCTTTGTCAGCCGGGACCTTGCTGCTGAGA ACCCAGCTGTGTACCAAGGCATGGGGCGCCTGACCTTCAGTGGTCTCCTCAATGCGCTGGACGGTGTGGCCTCCACAGAAGCCAGGATTGTCTTCATGACCACCAACTACGTGGACAG GCTGGACCCAGCGCTGGTGCGTCCTGGCCGTGTGGATGTGAAGCAGTTCGTGGGCCACTGCTCCCCCTGGCAGCTCGCCTGCATGTTCCAGCGCTTCTACCCCGAGCAGCCCCCGGCCGCAGCCCAGCGGTTCGCGCAGCAGGCGCTGGCAGTCTCCAAACAGATCAGCGCTGCCCAGGTGCAAGGCCACTTCATGCTTTACAAGACAGACCCTGAAGGAGCCACTTCAAACATAAGCTCCAGCCTGCTGTGA